A window of the Brassica napus cultivar Da-Ae chromosome C5, Da-Ae, whole genome shotgun sequence genome harbors these coding sequences:
- the LOC106411147 gene encoding heme-binding-like protein At3g10130, chloroplastic — MISSIASSLSLLSSSPHNKLSIDLRSYPSPKQRRCSVLCSGVRTAARRQSRDLSATEARVSLVLALASQASSVSQRLLADLAVETAKYAFPKRFNSSNLEEALMSVPDLETMNFRVLSRTDRYEIREVEPYYVAETTMPGGNGFDFYGASRSFNVLAEYLFGKNTVNEKMEMTTPVVTRKVQSVGEKMEMTTPVITRKAKDQTQWQMSFVMPSKYGSDLPLPKDPSVKIQEVPRKIVAVLAFSGYVTDEETEKREQELRRALRNDKKFRVRDGVSVEVAQYNPPFTLPFTRRNEVSLEVESKEY; from the exons atgatcaGCTCCATTGCATCATCCCTTTCTCTCCTCTCTTCGTCTCCCCATAACAAACTCTCCATCGATCTCCGATCGTATCCGAGCCCTAAACAGAGGAGATGCTCTGTTCTTTGCTCCGGCGTCAGAACCGCTGCTCGACGGCAGAGTCGGGATTTGTCCGCAACCGAAGCTAGGGTTTCTCTCGTTCTCGCTCTCGCCTCCCAGGCCTCCTCCGTCTCTCAACGCC ttttggCTGATTTGGCTGTGGAGACGGCGAAGTATGCGTTTCCGAAGAGATTCAATAGCTCGAATCTGGAAGAAGCGCTCATGTCTG TGCCGGATCTCGAGACGATGAACTTCAGAGTTTTAAGTAGGACTGATAGATACGAGATCAGAGAAGTCgag CCTTATTATGTGGCGGAGACTACAATGCCAGGGGGGAATGGATTCGACTTCTACGGTGCTTCCAGGTCTTTCAATGTCTTAGCTGAGTACCTCTTTGGTAAG AACACGGTGAATGAGAAAATGGAGATGACGACTCCTGTTGTTACTCGTAAAGTCCAATCCGTTGGCGAAAAGATGGAGATGACCACTCCAGTTATAACTAGGAAG GCGAAAGATCAAACCCAGTGGCAGATGTCTTTCGTCATGCCATCAAAGTATGGTTCAGATTTGCCACTGCCAAAAGATCCTTCAGTCAAGATTCAAGAGGTGCCACGGAAGATTGTTGCTGTTCTCGCCTTCTCAG GATACGTAACCGATGAAGAGACTGAGAAACGGGAGCAAGAACTAAGGCGAGCTCTTCGGAATGACAAGAAGTTTCGAGTGAGAGATGGAGTTTCAGTTGAAGTTGCACAG TACAATCCACCATTCACTCTCCCGTTCACCCGCCGCAACGAGGTCTCCCTCGAAGTGGAAAGCAAAGAGTATTAG